The following is a genomic window from Solanum stenotomum isolate F172 chromosome 4, ASM1918654v1, whole genome shotgun sequence.
CAGCAAATGCCTCTATAAGCATAGACCCTTGGCAGGAATTGCTCGCATCTCCAACTGAGAACATAAGGTCATACACTTTTCCCTTCTGAGTCCTCACTATTTGTGCTATTGCGCTTTCTCTTCCAGCCACAAGCTCGATGGCGCGCTTACCCTCTGGCACGGTGAAGTGTTCAGCATCAATGTATTTTACTGCCTTGAGAGATTCGATCATCCATCCAGGCAAAGGTGAGTGATCATCCTCAATGTTTGGAGGAATTAGAACACCCCAGCTTGTGTTGGGGAAGATATATGGACCCTCTTCAAAGTTTCCATTCTTCAACATGTTGCCTGCTTTCATTTTATGTATTAGCATTTGAAGAATTACTTTTAAACaaacttaggggtcgtttggtgtgagggataaaaataaatagtgatgggataaaaaatttgtatcttgtttggttgccatgtttgggattatttatcccaccatttatatcatagcGATGGGATAAGATATCCCATttacatggtgggataagttatcccaggatagcTAGCTTCAGGATAACTTGTTCcgaaccaaacgaccccttagaaTAAAAGTTATACGTGGCCTCCCAACTTAAATGCACATGGACAAGAGAGATGAGGGAAAATTACCTTTTGGTCTATGTGGGGTTTTCAGAGCCTTGAGAGCGATGAAATCAATGAGTGGGCCACAAGCTGGGTCCTTCTCAACTGCTGGATTGTGTAACATGATTTCAATCTCATTGGCTTGGGCCAAGAAACCCCATGAATATGAGTCCCAACCATCACTACTATACATAGTCTGCATAGGAAGCATTGCCCAGTCGTTAGGCTCATTATTAGGCGACACCGACACATTGAGTTTCTCTTCTTGAGCACAAGTCCTAGCAAAGTTGAAAGACAGAGAGTAGAAAGTCCCATTAGTGACATTCGTGACTCTGGTCTTGATGTACGCATCTTCCCCAAGCCTAACAGCAAAAGCTCCTTCTGGCACTGGAAGCAACATATCACCTTGTGTTTGTCCAGCTTTAATGTATTCTACATAGCCTGATATTTCCCAGTGCGGTATTGCGTGTGGGTCTGTCACTTTTGTCCCCTTCATTTGTGATGCTTTTGGACCTTGCTCGAAGTTTCCGTTAGGCAATAATCCTGATCAACCACAAGGTCGAAAAGTTACATATATAACCAATTACAATTACGTGTGGATTTATAACTTACAAGACATGATAAATGACCTATTACAGCAGGTATAGCTACACTAATATGTGAAAAAAATGTTGTGTTATCTGTGTATATAAGTTGAGATTATATCATCAAATGTTCTGTAACATATCAAGTAGCCCTTGCTTGTTCGTTAATTGCCATTGGATGATCCACATCACATGTTGTGTTTCAGTAATCACGTGAACAAAGTAAGACCAGCTCATtaggtacttttttttttctcatttttgtgCCCTATTAACTTCATGTAACATGGCTTGCATGAGGAATAAACCAAAATTGGTAAAGCTTACCAGCTATGTTTTCCGGTTTGGGCTACTGCATATCAATTACAATACTactattttattagaaaaaatcaAAACTGGGGTAGAGAATATTGATGTGACAACTTGGTGTCGGGAGATCGGTGGCAACTGAAGGCTGGATCTTCTAATTAAATATGTAAGGTAAAAATCTAATGGTAATTACACATTCAGGATGTAATTTGGGAAATTGTTGAGTGACATTTATACTTTATAGGAAAATGAATTGATTGTTCTATTTCAATTTCAGAAAAAGGAGGAGGATATATATGTAATTCTATAAAATGTTTATTATTGTGACAAAGACTCTGATACTAAAAATACCTTGATGTTAGTGATCAAAACCTTAGTGAAAATCAAGTCAGTCGTTTTTGGTGGGGCTGGAACTGTTACCACTTATATATGGATTCAGGCATATATGCCGTATGCCACTGACATTTGACAGTTCAATATGTAGGCtgtagtaattattttttattttgatcc
Proteins encoded in this region:
- the LOC125863014 gene encoding uncharacterized protein LOC125863014, which codes for MKMGLLNIVLFFATINVALSVQDGLLPNGNFEQGPKASQMKGTKVTDPHAIPHWEISGYVEYIKAGQTQGDMLLPVPEGAFAVRLGEDAYIKTRVTNVTNGTFYSLSFNFARTCAQEEKLNVSVSPNNEPNDWAMLPMQTMYSSDGWDSYSWGFLAQANEIEIMLHNPAVEKDPACGPLIDFIALKALKTPHRPKGNMLKNGNFEEGPYIFPNTSWGVLIPPNIEDDHSPLPGWMIESLKAVKYIDAEHFTVPEGKRAIELVAGRESAIAQIVRTQKGKVYDLMFSVGDASNSCQGSMLIEAFAGNITLRVPYESAGKGGFKRAKLRFTAVTERTRVRFLSTYYHMKSDHSGSLCGPVVDDVRLVGVRYP